The sequence below is a genomic window from Marmota flaviventris isolate mMarFla1 chromosome 9, mMarFla1.hap1, whole genome shotgun sequence.
TCTAAAGCACCCAAAACAGCCCCCTTTAAACCTGTGGTCTTGGGCCAACAACTTTACCTGAGCCTCCAcctctgtatttaaaaattaggagCAAGGAGCCTACATCTCAGGgtcattgtgaaaattaaatgcaaCTGTGTGTGTCAAGCTCTCTGCTCAGTGACAGGCACACAGTGGACGCTCAGTGGCTCAGTCGCGTctgcctgcctccccctccccgctcctccccctcttcccttcaGCCAGCTGCTTCTTCCAGAGAGGCCAGGACAGGGTCTATGAGCAGACTTGGAGCCCTGCCCCCAGCTGGGGGCGTAGAGGCCCATGTcagaagggggtggggggtcaAGCCCTAGAATGGGCAGCGTGGGGGCAAGGAGCAGGCATGCTCTGCGGGCCAGGTGCTTTCTTTCTAAAGTAGACTCAGTCTTCtgacctcctttctctctctctctctctctctctctctctctctctaattagTGCCAATTGTGGGCTCCTTTTTAGCCTTTCCTTTTCTGAACTTCCAACtggcttcttttttccttccccagggagggctggggataaaaTGGCCGAGCAACCAGACCCTGTGCCAAGGTTGGGTGAGAGCTGACTTATCCTGGCTGTGCCATGGGGACCACTGAGGCCGAGTCTGAGGCTCCCCAACAGGGAACTTCTTGCCTGCTTGCTCTGCTGTCCATCTATCATCCCAAGGTTCCTGTCCTAGATCTGGGTATTTGTGAGGCAGCAAGAATCAATGTTCTGACCATATTTTGAGGTTTTCCTGCCCAGCCACAGCCTTCTGCGGTGTGATGAGCTCACAGAGATCCCCAAGGACACCAAACTCCATGGAGGAGTGGGGGAGCTATCCCAGACCGCACCTGAGGCTGATGCAGTACCACAGTCACTAGGGAAACCAACTAAGAGAGCATCCTTGCAAATGTGTAACATGAGGCTGGGGTAACAAGAACCTGGAAGTGGGTGATCTGTCTGCAAAGAGCAGGCTCTCTGGAGGATCCATCGTGAGCTGGGGGCTCCAGCATGCCAGTAGTTGGAAATGTTGTCATAAGACCCAGGGCCAAGGTCAGCAGCAAGGGTAGACTGAGACCAAGGTGGGACCCAAACATCTCCAATCTCTAGGAAAGGACTGAACCTGAGATGCAAGGAAGTTGCAAGGGGGTAGCACATGGGAGCTCTGcatagaagcagagaaagaaagaaaccaaggaGGGCAAGGCAGGCaccaggaaggcttcctggaagagggtGTTGCTACAAGGTCAAGAGATCTGGTGTCAAAGGTTTGGGAAGCCAATTGGAGCGTGATGGCTGACGATCTTGAGCCCCAGGGCTCTGCACTCCTGGCAGGTGCTAGGGGAGTGATGCTGAACCACTCAGCGCCAAGGTGTCCTCCATGAACCAGCTCTGGTGGGCAGGAGGCCGCCACATGTTCTCATCACGCCTCTCACCTGGAGCCAGGGCCGCTGCCTGCTGGCCCCTCTGCTAATGGCTTCCAGGTGTGTCCTTGGGCCCCTGGGGGTAGACTTCCTGGAGGACACACCTCCTCCTATCCAAGCCTCACCCCTTGGTCACCTTCAGCTACAGAGCCTGGTACAGGCCATGGTGTACCAGTGCAGTGTTGCTCCAGATGAGGGGCATCAAAGGTCAGACTGGCTCCTTCTCTGATTGGCTACTGACCTGATTCTTCAATCACTGTCATTTCTGGCTTCATCTGGGGACCCAGGTGGTCACATGAAAGCTGTCCTCTGGAATAAGATGTCCTCTTTGGGGAGAGAGATTGTCCTAGGCATCTGTGTGAGACAAGGGTGCCTGTCCCTGTGGGTATGTGGCTGTGGCCTGCTCCTGTCTACATATCTGTAATTCCGTCTGCTCATCTGTCTTTATAATGACTTGTCTCTATGGCTGAAGCTATGTGTCCATGTGTTTCTCTGTGTATATCACAGCAACCCTTTCCTTGACTGTAACAACAAATTTCATCAGTGTTTATTGTTTAATAAATGGAAGTCCATTTATTGcttcacctcccaaaggcctaaAGTTTCCATTCCGGAGTTATTTCCAGCCAAAATAGGCAGAATCTGATTCATGCTCTGCTGGGAGTGGCTTATACTCAAGAACGGAGGAGGTCATAGCCGATGAACTTCAAAGCACCTGGGGTGCCAGAAATCATACCCAAGTGGCTTGGAGCAAGCTCCAAGGCTCCACACACCAAGTCCATGTCCCGGTATTGCCCTGGTCCAGGATAATATTTAAGTAAGTGTGTGCTCCTCAATTTGAGCTTATGTTGGCCACAGGATTTATCCATCACCACATTTACCATTATCTCCTTCTTCCTCACCATCACTACTATGATCACCCCAgaaccatcatcatcaccaccaccatcaccatcaccgtTACTATAAACACTGCAACTATTATACAACAATCACCGTCACCATCAGCACCACTGCTCCACTATAAGAGGCTTGCCGTTgcttttcaatagctattttctttccttcacagTTAGAAGGACCACAACTTTCTGCTGGGAACATTCCCTCATATTTCCCAGACCTTTTGAAGATAGTTAGGTGTTCCATCGAAGTGAAAGTGTTGAATGAAACCACAGGAAGTACCCATAAAAGAACAGGATGGAGCCTTTACCCTTTTCCTCCATTTGCTGTCTGATGTGGTGGCTGGGGTGCTCTGGCAGTCATCTGAACCACAGAATAAGGACAACACCCTCAGGAAGGCTGAGTGGGAGAGTGGAATGAGCATGAGTTCCTTGTGACTATGGAGAGTCCATTCAGACTGTCAACTACCAAATGTATTGATTGAGAGAACAAATATGAATTTCTGTATCATTTAAGAGACTGTTATTTTGGACATTTGGAACCTTAATCTTAATTATTATACCTAACCATCACCACATATGATAATTTTGCATCAAATAGTCTAGTCCAATGATCTAAccgggggtggggcaggggggacTAGGATATGGAAAGTAGCCATTCCCATACAGGCAGTGGCAATCAGGATAAAGATTTTCAGCACCATGGACAGAGCAAGGAGCATGCTTAGGGGACCGCAGGAGCACCAGCAGGTTGAAGTGAGAACGGttctgtggtggtggtggttatgcTCGCTGCCAGGAACCAGGATATGTTGCCACCAAGTCCACCTTTAGCTCCTGAGGCCAGAGCAAGCAGATCAACATGAGAAGTCTTCCTAGACCAGAAGGAAGGGATTGAGAAGCTGTTGGGTGGAGCAAGAAGACTGTGACAGAATGGACAGAACACTGAAGACTATGGGACCACTATGGGTGTGTGGGGGTACCCAGTGTTGAAAGAGGATAAGAGGGTCCATTGGTCTGTGAATGAGAAGAGGGTAGCACTGGATGGCAGTTAAAGAAGGTGACTCTTCTCTTCCTTAGATTCTATACCAATGGCTCCTGTTTCAGGTCCTAGGATTCTGTGATGCTGTGATTTggcggggttggggggggggatatGGAATCTGTGACTAAGATTCTACGGTTCTAACTCAGAGGCTGTGCATCAGTTATctactgctgtgtaacaaatcaccTCAAGACTCAGTAGCttgaaacaataaacatttatttttgtccaCAATTCTGAGTCAGCAATTTGGGCTTGAGTCATTAGTGTAGTACTACTGCTCTTGCCTGGGGTCACACAGGCAGCTGAAGCCAGGTATAAGATCATCTGGGAGCAGGTTGGTCTAGGGGACTTCAGCAGGATGGCTCATTTCCAGTCTCCTCCTCTAAGAGGCTCACTTGGGTTGCCATAAGTAGCAATTTCAGGGAAACAAGAGGGGAGCCCCTGTGCATAAGCACTTGTTAGTCTTCTGTTTGCATTGAATTTGTTGATGTCATGTGGCCATACTAAAGTTAGAGCAGGAAAGTATCACAAAAAAATGGATACAGAGAGGCAGGACTCATTTGGGAATAGAGATGGCACAACCTACTGCAGGATCTACATGTGTCACCACCATTCATATTACCATTCTGATTCATATTACATTCTGACTCAAAGAAACCATAGTTCTATGGCTTTCCAAGTCAGCTCCTAGAATTCAATGCTTTGATTCCAAGACTCTGTGCTTCTAGAACTGGAAGACTCAGAACAGCCAAGAAAAAACATGAGGCCCTAAGAGGAGGCTTAGGAAATTAGGCAAAGTAAGGTCAACTCTCAGACCTGAGCGGATACCCACCTGACTCCCCCCCCCCATCCATCAGTCCCCAAGGCCTGCCTGGATTAGGGCAGAGGCATCAGCACCAAGTTGGGAATCAGTAAACCTAGATTGTAGGCCCTGTTTCATCATTAATCTGAGGTCACCCCAAccacaggcttttttttttcagtgcaggGATCAAACTTAGGGCCCAACGCATGCTGGGCAGATGTTctatcaatgagccacatccccagtcccttgcATAGAGCTCTTAATCAGCCAGTGTTCTCATTCAGCCAAACAAGATCCCAATCCCTGTTTTCTGAATGATGTAGAACAGTGGCAAAGCCCAAAGAACTGAactttctaattttcattatcAGGAGCCTGGGCTCTGATGCATTTGGGGAAGAGGGATTTAATTCCACGTCTTCCAACTGCATCTACAGCTTCTTAGATCCTGGATTTAATGAAACCAAGATGCAAATAGGCTATTGCCCTTGATCTTTTCTGATTTCTAcctataaaagaaagaaggaaagggaaaggaagaggccCAACTCTActctttcccttttccccacTCTACTCCCGCCCAACACTTTGGAGTCTACACTAAAGTCCTGAGGCCAGACCCTACCTGAACTTGAGCTCTAGTTATTCTGCCCTTTATCAGTGTAGAAACACAGTGGCTCTATGAGGGAAAGAGACCTAGACCACAGCAAATCATGAAATTTCACAACTGGAGAGGGACCGGTGGCAACCCACTGGCTGAATTACCTTGTAGCATAAATGAGTAAACAGAAACCCAGGGAAGGACAGGGACATGTATACAGTTACACAGTCAGCCAGCAGTACAGACCTGGACTAAAAGCTGAGTAAGCCCACTCCCCTTTTTTGAACTCAGCTTCCAATTCTAAATGGGGATAACAAGCCCAGCATGGAGCATCATCTGTCAACTGTGAAGTCCAGTGCAGAGGTGGTAAGGGAAACACCTTTTTAGGTGCCTTGAgagtctgggggtgggggaatgggTAAAGAGCACATAGGACTTTCAGAGGACTCATCCCACTCATTTATATCAGCCTCTCCCCAGAGGCCTAGGCCACAGAGTGGAGGAGGAGGGTATTAAATATCAGAGAGTTATTTAAAAGCCAGTTGCCCGCCCCTCAGAAGCAGACCGTGGCCTCTGCTGACTCAACGGAGAAAATGAATCTTGGGCCTATGGATTTTCCCATGTCTCGGGACAGTGGGGGCTGGAGGGAGGCAGTAGTGAGAAATGGGAACAGCAAGGCCCACAGTGAAGTTTTCCCCTCCCGGCCAGTGCAGAAGCTATGCAAAAGGAGAGACGCAGGGCCTCCCCCGCTGCCTAATGACTGATCTGCACTGTGGCAGGCCTGCCAGCTGCTCTCCATTTACCTCAGAGGAAGGGGGGCAGAGAGAAAGGGCGGGCAGCGGGAAGGCAACCAGGATAAAGGAACCTGCATTATAGGACAAGACAGCATCACACCTACAAGGACCCCCACTTCCTAGTTAGGCAAATTAAGGCCTGAACTGGTGCAGTCAAGTTCAAGGTCATATATGAAAGTGAGGACACCAACTTGGGAAACTCACAGTACATTGTCCCCCTCTCTGACCTACATCCCTAAAAAGCCAAGGAGCACAGGATGAAAAGGTTCTCTGTCCACACACACATGCTTTTTCTTTCAGACAGGGAAACTAAGATCTGGAAAAGCAGAGATTTGCCCAAGGACTTGAGTAATCTGGAGCCTGATGGGGAAGGGACTACCTATTGAGTGATCTCAGAAAAGTCACCAaacttctctgtgcttcctaCAAAGGCTCAGTGGCACTCACAGAAATCAAGATCCTTGCAAGGAGAAAGGGGGCTCAGATGAAGGACCTTGATGCTCACAGGGGGGACAATACCTTGGAAGGCTCAAAGAGGAATTCTGGGATCTAGTGGggacaaaagaaaattaagaattgaGGTCCAGTGTGGCTGTAAATGGGAATTCTTGTGTGGGTCCAGGGCAGTCAGTCACTTTGCCTGGGTGGCATGGGGTCTCACTGCCCTTAGTCCTGAGGAAAGCCTGCAAGCCAGAGCTTTGCCCAAGGTCCCTAGTCATACTCCAGGGAGAGAGGCAGCCTCGGACAGGGAGGACTGCTGCGCAAAGGAGATGGGCAGGAAACCTGAGCTCTTGTCAGGCTCAGCGCCCAGACAGCTGTGCAACCTGGAGAAAGCATTTAACCTTTCTGGGACTGTCACCTGGTGTGAAGTATAGATGGGGGATCCTCACCAAGCTGGCCTCACAGAGATGGGAGGATCAAGCCAAAGTTTTAAAagccattatttcattcagcaaatgTTCTAAGGTGCCTTCTCAGTGCTGAGCCCTCAGCTGTGTCCTGACAATACAGGAAATCAGATCAGTCTTGAGTCCCAGCTGAGGAAAGCTAAGGAGCTCAGAAAAGTCCCAGTACCCTGACCACTAAACAAAGTtcaaagaggaagaagggagcCTGGAGGGCTTCCTGCAAGGGGCAGAAATTATGCTGAGCCCAGAGGGACTGAATGGGCTAGAACTGAAGGAGCACAGTCAAGGGGAGCAATCCAGGTGGGCAAAGAGTCCAAGAAAAGATACTTCCATTAGATGCAGCAGAGAATAAACACAGTCTGAAACTCAACTGGCTacacatttattgaatacctattgCATACTCAACACTGACAACTCCAAGATGGAGAGGACTGTTCTTCCAGAGAATAGAACATTTCCCTACTTGAACAACACAGAGCACATTTGCTCTGTTCTCTGGCACCTGATGATTCTAAGTTCTTCCTGGGCCTCAATCAAGGTTGCCTGCTGCCCTGAAGCACCTTTGGTAACGTGGGGCAGGGCGGGGGTGTACCCTCTTTTGTGCTAGCCCCTATTACTGGAAATAGAGTCATGCAGAAGACTCAGTACCCCTGCCTCCCAGGAGATGTCAGAGCTGGGGCCTGTAGCTGATGTGGGCCAGGACTGAGAGGAGTGCAACAGCTGAGGGCTCTCAGAACTTATGCTCATGTGAGAAAAGACACTATCAGCCTGTGCTCTCCACAGACCAAGGGCACAGTACAGGGCAGGAGTGGGCTCCTAGTGCTGGGCAGTCTCTGGATACATGTGCTTGCATCATGGGTTTATAAGCCTGCCCCTCTGAGAGTGCACCTGGGAACCTGCATGTGCTCAGCAGGGTGCCTACTCAAGCATGTATGTGCTTATGAAACTACAGACACAAAATAAGATGCactcaaatctctctctctctacatgcACATGTATGAATGAGTGTGCATGTATTGCATGAAACACATATGAGCCTGCCTGGAACCATGCATAAGCTTGACAAGCCTTTCCATACATGTGAGTGCATATCTAAGTAAACATGAGTCTGTATGTTCACATGTGGACACACCTAGGTCTGTTCATGTTGAGCTTGCCTTTACATGTATAAGCACATGTGTATGTACAACCTCATGTGTGTCTGTACAGACATGCCCAACTCTACATGTGCAAGTCCAGTGCATCCTGGTATGTGCAATTGTCCTCTGCTAGTAACTGGAAGATCTATAATGGGGATAGAGAAGAGAAGACTCAGGGGAAGGGAGGACTGGGGAAACCCCAGTATCACCAGCCTTGGTCCTTAATGTTGTTCCCTGTCTGAGACCCAGGCCACTGCAGGGTCTGTGTCTTCCCCTTAAGTGGTTTCGATCGGTTGGTCGATCTGTTATATATAACCTCAGAGAAGTCAACCCGACAACCACTCCCAATTCAAAAGAAAGAGACTGACTGACTGTTTcttgcggggtgggggggaggctcTCTCCCAACAAGCTTCCCTGTTACTCGAATGGCCTGCAGATCAAATGTCAGCTTCTCCAACCTGAATAATTCATGCTAAGGCCAGGAATGCTCCTTCTCAGGAGCCTGTCTCTTTAAATCAAGTCTGGAGCTTCCCAgttctgcaaaaaaataaataagtaaaatccaGAACAAAACAAACCTATAAACAGCTCAGCCCCCACCTCAGCCCTGGTCCCCTCAGACACCCCACTCTATGCTGCAAAATCCATTCTCTTGGCCTCTGGAGCCTCCGATACATACCTCCATTCACCACTGACAGGTGGGGAAGCCTGAAGAAGGGGCAGGCTGTCCTGGGGGTGCCCAGGTGCTGGGACAGGGAGGAAAAGCAAAGAGCTGAATCACTCCATCTATCCCGTCCCTGTGCCTAGGAGAGTGCTTGGGAGGGTTCCAGGGAACCAGATGGGAGAGGGCAGAGCAGCTAGAGTTGGGGGCGATGGGGCTGGGGTGCCACAGACTTTCCAAAGGCGTGGGACAGGGTCAAACAAAGGCTGGTGGTACAGGACCTGCAAGGGTGGGGGACACAGATGTGCCTAATGGAACTGGGGTCGCAGAGCCAGTGGCTGAGACTGGGGATTTTCCAGTCCTCTCCCTCCTAGCACAGCCCCTTTCCCCGATCAAAGAGATGAGGAAGAGGTTGGAAAACGAGTAACTTTCTCAGACCACCCTTCATCCCGGTCTCCTCTTGCAGGGGCAGCGCTAAAAGTCCGTTTCCCACATTCTCTTCAGTGAAGACCCACCTGACAGCTGGCCCCGGCCGGCCCCGCCCCACACGTGCCACAGAGGGAGGAGGAATGAACCAGCTTATAAGTGGGGgatggggggaagggaggaagcaagTCAGAGCCTCGGGGAGCCAAACTTCTCAGCAGCTCTGAGGCGGACGAGCGGGGAGCGAGAGCGCAGCAGCCGAAACCCTGAGTCTCCGGAGCCTCCCACCCCGCCTCCCTCGGCTAGGAGGGCCCTGAGACAACGCTGGGGGCGGACGaggcggccaggaggcggggaggGGGAGGCAAACCCTGCCCACTCGGCTCCGAGCCCAGAACGGCCGCGGAAGTCGGAGGCCGGCGCGCAGGGCAAGGAGGGCACCAGGGGCGGGGGGCTTTGCTCCTCGCCTGACCCCTCTCACCCCCAGCGAGGAAAGTGAAGATTCCTTGGACTTTAGAGGCAGCGGACAGACCGACCAAGACTGCTAGCCGCTCCAGGTCAAGGACTTGCCCCACCCGTGTTCCCCCCAGGCGCTCCCAACTCACTGGTGAGCGCGGCGGCCCGGGCGCTGAATGCCGGGGCGGCCGCGATGGCCCCGCGTGCGGGACAGCCGGGGCTCTGGGGGCCGCTGCTGCCGGGACTGCTGCTCGTGGCGGCGGCCTTGAGCCGACCCGCCGCGCCCTGTCCCTTCCAGTGCTACTGCTTCGGCGGCCCCAAGCTGCTGTTGCGCTGCGCGTCGGGCGCAGAGCTTCGGCAGCCGCCGCGGGATGTGCCGCCCGACGCGCGCAATCTCACCATCGTGGGCGCCAACCTGACGGTGCTGCGCGCGGCCGCCTTCGCCGGCGGGGACGCGGACGGGGAGGAGGCGGTGGAGACCAGCGTGCGCCTGCCGTTCCTCACTGCGCTGCGCCTCACGCACAACAACATCGAAGTACTGGAGGACGGCGCCTTCGACGGGCTGCCCAGCCTGGCGGCGCTGGACCTGAGCCACAACCCGCTGCGCGCCCTGGGCAGCGGAGCCTTCCGCGGGCTGCCAGCGCTGCGCTCGCTACAGCTCAACCACGCGCTAGCGCGGGGAGGCCCCGCACTGCTGGACGCGCTGGACGCCGCGCTCGCTCCGTTGGCCGAGCTGCGCCTCCTGGGCCTGTCGGGCAACGCGCTGAGCCGCCTGCCGCCCGCCGCGCTGCGCCTGCCGCGCCTCGAGCAGCTGGACGCGCATCTCAATGCGTTGGCCGGCCTGGGCCCCGACGAGCTGCGTGCGCTCGAGCGCGATGGCGGCCTGCCCGAGCCGCGACTGCTACTCGCCGACAACCCTCTGCGCTGCGGTTGCGCTGCGCGCCCCCTGCTGGCCTGGCTGCGCAACGCCACGGAGCGCGTACCCGACGCGCGCCGCCTGCGCTGCGCCACCCCACGGGCGCTGCTGGACCGGCCTCTGCTGGACCTAGACGAGGCGCGACTACGCTGCGCAGATGGAGACGCCGACGGTCGTGGCGAAGAGGTGGATGTCACTGGCCCGGAGCTGGAAGCCTCTTACGTCTTCTTTGGGCTGGTGCTGGCACTCATCGGCCTCATCTTCCTCATGGTGCTCTACCTAAACCGCCGCGGCATCCAGCGCTGGATGCGCAACTTGCGCGAGGCCTGCCGGGACCAGATGGAGGGCTACCACTACCGCTATGAGCAGGACGCCGACCCGCGTCGCGCACCTGCCACGTCTGCCCCTGCGGGCTCCCGCGCCACTTCACCTGGCTCAGGCCTCTGAGCTTCACTGCCTGGGCGTTGAAGGCTGCCCCTCCCTCGCCTGAAGCCTTGGAGATGAGACACCCGCAAGCTTGGATCTCTTGAGACCTGCTCCATACCAGCCGGAGACCTTTGTATCTTGACATCCCTCCCACTCAGAAGCTCCAAGCTGTACCCTCTCTCCCTGGCCTCTGAGAGTTCCCACAGCCAAGGCCAAGAGACACCCCATCTGATTCCAGAAACTGTACTCGCCCACCTCGGGCTCTGAAAGTCCCTCCCGCTTTCTGGCCTCTCCTGGAGACCCTGTCCTTCAATCCAAAAGCTCTGAGACTGACTCCGAAACTCTGCTTGGGCCCCTGCACCCTAGGCTGCACTGAACCATCTTCCACTCAGAGCCCTTTGTCCTCCCTCTCAGGGCTCAGGGGCCATCATATTCCCTTCTGGTCTCAGAAGCAGCGCACTTCCATTAGGATTTTGTGAACTTTGAGCCCTTTATCCCAATCTAGAGCTCTAAGCCCTCTATCGAGCTTGGAGACCTTCATCATTGGGTCCCTATGGGTTGGCCATTCCCTCCCAATCCTAGGGCCGGACTTAGGGCTCCGCTTCCAGTCTGTCTCTCCCTTTCCAGGGACAAGCACACCCCCATTCTGGCCTTAGggtggattccatcctcagcctTTCACACCAGGGCTCTGATCCTCCAATACTCAGAGCTTGCTCCCAATCTTAACCTCTCAGCCCTCCACCCGACTGTTTCGATCCCCTACCTAAATCTTAGGCTCTCTATTCCCTGGATTCCCATCACTTGCATTTATACCCACCCCTGGCATTCACTGGTCAGGGCCCAAGGAATCCACCCCTGGGATACACCACCCCCTTTTCTCCTAGAATGAGCTCTCTGGTCCTTCCTGCAGGAAAGTGCAGGAAGGAGTGAAGGGATGATGGCACCCAAGAACCAGGACCACTAGGCCGTGGAGGCTCCAGagttgggaggggaagggagctgCTCCATGCTGCCTCCCACCCACTGTGGCTTTTCTCCTTTGGGGACTCTTTGCTaccacccaccccaccctgaATGCCTTCCTGAAGAGGATGGGGGTCTGGCCTCCTGTCCCAGACACAGCTCTCCTGTTCGGGGTCAGAGCCTCAGCGCCCTGCCTTCTGCATGATCCCAAAGCACAATTGGTGAGTGGGGAGGGGGCTGCCTCTCCCTGACTCCCACTCCCTGGGTCAGACAGAATGGCTGGCCTGTGCTGCCTCTGCACACAGGAAATCCCCCTCCTTTAATATATTGGCTTGAGAcctgccctcccacccctcaCCCAAGAAATCTGGACCTCCCTTGGGCAGTTTTCTATAAAGTCTGCAATAATCTCAGATACTGTGCTCTTGTAAGTGGTGCTGTGTCATTCCTGCTGACCTTGGGGCATTGATGGGGGTGGGAGGTGACATGTGGGAGGGCATTTTGGGCCTCCCTAAAGTAGGGCAGTGACCCTTGGGAATGTGAAAGAAGAAATGGGCTGTGATTGTACATAGAGGGTTGAGGTTAGACCCAAGGTGGGACCTCCCATTGGGATAACATTGATCTCCAAACAAGTTTGCTTTTTTTGCTCTGAAATGGGGATATCCACAGCCAGGTTGGGATCCTACACTTCCTCTacatcctcttcctcttttatttcccCTCACTTTGGAGGATGAAGGAAAGTGTATTTGGACTAGTCAACACTAGCCTCAGCTGAAGCTCTTGAGGAGGAAATCCAGCTGTGAAGAAGAGGAGTCTGCTGCTTTGGAATCACCCCCTTGGATGGGTTTCCTGATACTCCTGGGTCATGCTGCACCctcctggctggctgggcaagaGAGGCTGAGAGAAGCAGCAGTCTAGAGGTGGGGTGTAGGTAAAATGACCGCCTGAGATATGTGGAGAAAGGAGACAGGAAAGGGGCTTGTCTCCCACCTCAAGGTCATCAGACTGAGTTATTTTGCATTCAAAGTCACAGAAACCTAGAACCATGGGGCAGAAGTCTAGAATTCTGGCATGTTAGAATCTCATCCACTGGTCAGGGTCCAGGCATATATTCTAGAATATATGCCTTCTAAACATCGAAAAGGACCTCAGGGTAATGTGGGAAGCCTCCTAAGCTGTCTCAAGGAGCAGACTTCCTCTCCTGGAATCACCCCTTTCAGTACCAGAGGAATATGCTGAAACCCTCTGACAGTCCTAGTTTTGCCTGGGAGCCGGGAGCATGCCTTACCCAGGATAGCTCTGCACACAGTTGGAGACCATGCATGAGTCTCCTCATCTTGTCCCAGCAAGTTCCCTACCACATCTCCCAGACATTCCCCTAAGAAGGTATTAAATCCTCTAGAAGCATTCCTATCAGCCAGTGACCTTCACAAGATGCCCTGACCGTCCCCTAGGACAACATAGTGATGGTCTGTAACAGGTTAGAGAACTGGGTCTCTAACAGATCACCTCATTACCAAAGATGTGCCCTCTGGTGATGGGGCCCAAGACTGTAATAAAACCTAGCAAATAAAGGATCATGCTATTAGCTGTGGGTTTATTGTCAGCAAAAACCTTTGAAGCTTTTATATGAGAACTACTATAGCAGGCTACTAAGTACTAAGAACTTAGTTTTATTGAACTACTAAGCATCGATAGAGTGCCTACAATACACCAGTTGACGTTCAACCTTAGTGCCGTCCCTGGTTCCCATTGCAAGTTATCTCTAGTCTGCCACCGT
It includes:
- the Tpbgl gene encoding trophoblast glycoprotein-like; its protein translation is MAPRAGQPGLWGPLLPGLLLVAAALSRPAAPCPFQCYCFGGPKLLLRCASGAELRQPPRDVPPDARNLTIVGANLTVLRAAAFAGGDADGEEAVETSVRLPFLTALRLTHNNIEVLEDGAFDGLPSLAALDLSHNPLRALGSGAFRGLPALRSLQLNHALARGGPALLDALDAALAPLAELRLLGLSGNALSRLPPAALRLPRLEQLDAHLNALAGLGPDELRALERDGGLPEPRLLLADNPLRCGCAARPLLAWLRNATERVPDARRLRCATPRALLDRPLLDLDEARLRCADGDADGRGEEVDVTGPELEASYVFFGLVLALIGLIFLMVLYLNRRGIQRWMRNLREACRDQMEGYHYRYEQDADPRRAPATSAPAGSRATSPGSGL